One genomic window of Tribolium castaneum strain GA2 chromosome 10, icTriCast1.1, whole genome shotgun sequence includes the following:
- the Asph gene encoding aspartyl/asparaginyl beta-hydroxylase isoform X2, giving the protein MSGDVQPRKRKDKKRKKEESTEHVPLQPQTPSGAQNEDLNIHVHKEDGTGGGICAKIVFFLLFSALAVLIGLIITEHRGLTDLDVVETESRFSHLFEGWVDNSLKHDDHGDDDHIVSSVEEEEEEEDHDEVSHEDEEEEEEAEASEEVTHSEEETPQTEEDEEEEEEEAEDNESGLKDDDEEEADEDDEEQDVEKSVEEEEDQEDEDEEEEERVVSEEKASEEVKEEEEEEEEAAEEPEVAEEKEEEEEEEDATGDEQNSKTSPSTETPPKDELPDLSRRNTIVVPPKYEEIEQDIEENVEEEYSDEDGEVESEDEEKLVKVKYQELRTTYTRSLTPESEPEETKEEEYEDEEEEEEEEVEDEEDEEESEEDDDDLLKRLEAKYGKLQREDKEDEQFSSWKRVNVREDNEPEESDSDKQSDYEYENITSKDDYAIKEKLDEAQKNIQNNTAYALKLFDALLQNYSSSPRSLYGKAQALDVLAEQKRSNELLQKAIEAYLKVLDLDQVPDILFEAAAERCINRMRFIGNYNRAIEVHYKLIARFPQKTHHRNQLVVSLLTINRVSKAREILQETLSKNPNDGFALVHYGFILKTVDNNLNESISYLERGLSTKGPGVVDGRFYFHLGDALSRVGRTLDAMKVYEEGVRNKLFLSKYQRSLYNVARLKGQPWWKKEETPYAALFQALEANWRQIRAEGVSVLSKDGHFQAESENLKDTGDWKQFELFARGHRNANNCRKCPLTCKIIESVPDAKGCRRGQTKFSVMHPGTHVWPHCGPTNCRLRVHLGLQVPANTFIRVAEKTRSWKEGEVLIFDDSFEHEVWHNGTSLRLVLIVDVWHPDLTPGEKRTLSPI; this is encoded by the exons ATGTCGGGCGATGTTCAACCAAGAAAACGCAAAGATAAAAAGAGAAAGAAAG aAGAAAGCACCGAACATGTGCCGTTGCAACCCCAGACACCTTCTGGCGCACAAAACGAAGATCTTAATATTCATGTACATAAAGAAGACGGAACAGGTGGTGGCATTTGCGCGAAAATAGTCTTCTTTCTACTTTTCTCAGCTCTTGCGGTTCTTATCGGCTTGATTATAACCGAACATCGCGGATTAACAGACT TGGATGTAGTGGAAACCGAATCCAGGTTTTCACATTTGTTTGAAGGCTGGGTTGATAATAGTTTAAAGCATGATGATCATGGTGATGACGATCATATCGTCAGTTCggtagaagaagaagaagaagaagaagatcACGACGAGGTTTCACACGAAGACGAGGAAGAGGAAGAAGAAGCTGAGGCTTCGGAAGAAGTAACTCATTCGGAAGAAGAGACGCCCCAAACTGAAGAAGACGAAGAGGAGGAAGAAGAAGAAGCAGAGGATAACGAAAGCGGGCTAAAAGACGATGATGAGGAGGAAGCCGACGAAGATGATGAGGAACAGGATGTTGAAAAAAGCGTAGAAGAGGAGGAGGATCAAGAGGATGAAGACGAGGAAGAAGAGGAAAGAGTTGTATCCGAAGAGAAGGCCAGTGAGGAAGttaaagaagaagaagaagag GAGGAAGAAGCTGCCGAAGAGCCTGAAGTTGCCGAAgagaaagaagaagaagaagaagaagaagacgCCACCGGAGATGAGCAGAATTCTAAAA CAAGTCCATCAACTGAAACGCCCCCAAAAGACGAACTTCCAGATCTCAGCCGCAGAAACACAATCGTCGTGCCTCCGAAATACGAAGAGATAGAGCAAGACATTGAAGAAAATGTCGAAGAAG AATATTCGGACGAAGACGGCGAGGTTGAAAGTGAAGATGAGGAAAAACTGGTTAAAGTCAAGTACCAAGAGTTGCGGACGACTTATACCAGATCCCTAACACCGGAGAGCGAACCCGAGGAAACTAAAGAGGAGGAGTATGAAGATGAGGAGGAGGAGGAAGAGGAAGAGGTCGAGGACGAAGAAGATGAGGAAGAATCGGAGGAAGACGATGACGATCTGTTAAAAAGACTGGAAGCCAAGTACGGAAAATTGCAGCGTGAAGACAAGGAAGATGAGCAGTTTTCGTCCTGGAAAC GTGTGAACGTCCGTGAAGACAATGAACCTGAAGAATCCGACTCTGATAAACAATCAGACTACGAGTACGAAAACATAACAAGCAAAGACGACTACGCGATCAAGGAAAAACTCGACGAGGCTCAGAAAAACATCCAAAAT AATACGGCTTATGCACTTAAGCTTTTTGACGCCCTCCTCCAAAACTATTCCTCTTCACCCAGAAGTCTCTACGGGAAAGCCCAAGCTCTGGACGTTTTAGCTGAACAGAAACGCAGTAATGAATTGTTACAAAAGGCAATTGAAGCTTACTTGAAAGTCCTGGACCTTGATCAGGTCCCAGACATTTTATTCGAAGCCGCAGCTGAGAGGTGTATCAATCGGATGAGATTTATAG GTAACTACAACCGTGCTATTGAGGTTCATTACAAGTTAATTGCTCGGTTTCCGCAAAAAACGCACCATCGGAATCAATTAGTGGTCAGTTTATTGACAATAAACCG GGTGAGCAAGGCTCGGGAAATTCTACAAGAGACACTCTCTAAAAACCCGAACGATGGTTTCGCTCTAGTCCATTACGGGTTCATTCTTAAAACAGTTGATAATAACTTGAACGAGTCTATAAGTTATCTCGAAAGGGGTTTATCCACAAAGGGGCCTGGAGTGGTCGATGGCCGCTTTTACTTCCACCTAGGAGATGCACTATCTCGTGTTGGGCGCACTCTAGATGCCATGAAAGTGTACGAAGAAGGCGTCCGTAACAAGCTTTTCCTATCCAAGTACCAACGTTCCCTCTACAACGTGGCACGTCTCAAGGGCCAGCCTTGGtggaaaaaggaagagacgCCCTACGCGGCCCTTTTCCAAGCGTTGGAAGCCAACTGGAGGCAAATCCGAGCCGAGGGCGTTTCCGTTTTGAGCAAAGACGGCCACTTCCAAGCCGAATCGGAAAATTTGAAAGACACGGGCGATTGGAAACAGTTCGAGCTGTTCGCAAGGGGGCACAGAAACGCGAACAATTGCAGAAAGTGCCCCCTTACGTGCAAAATCATCGAAAGCGTCCCCGACGCCAAAGGGTGCAGGAGGGGGCAAACCAAGTTCAGTGTGATGCATCCGGGCACCCACGTGTGGCCTCACTGTGGACCAACAAACTGTAGGTTGAGAGTACATTTAGGACTTCAGGTTCCGGCGAACACCTTTATCCGGGTTGCTGAGAAGACCAG GAGTTGGAAGGAGGGAGAAGTGCTCATTTTCGACGACAGTTTCGAGCACGAAGTGTGGCACAACGGGACTTCGCTCCGACTTGTCCTAATTGTGGACGTGTGGCACCCGGACTTAACACCGGGCGAAAAACGGACTCTCTCGCCGATTTGA
- the Asph gene encoding aspartyl/asparaginyl beta-hydroxylase isoform X1 translates to MSGDVQPRKRKDKKRKKEESTEHVPLQPQTPSGAQNEDLNIHVHKEDGTGGGICAKIVFFLLFSALAVLIGLIITEHRGLTDLDVVETESRFSHLFEGWVDNSLKHDDHGDDDHIVSSVEEEEEEEDHDEVSHEDEEEEEEAEASEEVTHSEEETPQTEEDEEEEEEEAEDNESGLKDDDEEEADEDDEEQDVEKSVEEEEDQEDEDEEEEERVVSEEKASEEVKEEEEEEEEAAEEPEVAEEKEEEEEEEDATGDEQNSKMVVKIGVGVALLVVAHVVLVRKWKSASPSTETPPKDELPDLSRRNTIVVPPKYEEIEQDIEENVEEEYSDEDGEVESEDEEKLVKVKYQELRTTYTRSLTPESEPEETKEEEYEDEEEEEEEEVEDEEDEEESEEDDDDLLKRLEAKYGKLQREDKEDEQFSSWKRVNVREDNEPEESDSDKQSDYEYENITSKDDYAIKEKLDEAQKNIQNNTAYALKLFDALLQNYSSSPRSLYGKAQALDVLAEQKRSNELLQKAIEAYLKVLDLDQVPDILFEAAAERCINRMRFIGNYNRAIEVHYKLIARFPQKTHHRNQLVVSLLTINRVSKAREILQETLSKNPNDGFALVHYGFILKTVDNNLNESISYLERGLSTKGPGVVDGRFYFHLGDALSRVGRTLDAMKVYEEGVRNKLFLSKYQRSLYNVARLKGQPWWKKEETPYAALFQALEANWRQIRAEGVSVLSKDGHFQAESENLKDTGDWKQFELFARGHRNANNCRKCPLTCKIIESVPDAKGCRRGQTKFSVMHPGTHVWPHCGPTNCRLRVHLGLQVPANTFIRVAEKTRSWKEGEVLIFDDSFEHEVWHNGTSLRLVLIVDVWHPDLTPGEKRTLSPI, encoded by the exons ATGTCGGGCGATGTTCAACCAAGAAAACGCAAAGATAAAAAGAGAAAGAAAG aAGAAAGCACCGAACATGTGCCGTTGCAACCCCAGACACCTTCTGGCGCACAAAACGAAGATCTTAATATTCATGTACATAAAGAAGACGGAACAGGTGGTGGCATTTGCGCGAAAATAGTCTTCTTTCTACTTTTCTCAGCTCTTGCGGTTCTTATCGGCTTGATTATAACCGAACATCGCGGATTAACAGACT TGGATGTAGTGGAAACCGAATCCAGGTTTTCACATTTGTTTGAAGGCTGGGTTGATAATAGTTTAAAGCATGATGATCATGGTGATGACGATCATATCGTCAGTTCggtagaagaagaagaagaagaagaagatcACGACGAGGTTTCACACGAAGACGAGGAAGAGGAAGAAGAAGCTGAGGCTTCGGAAGAAGTAACTCATTCGGAAGAAGAGACGCCCCAAACTGAAGAAGACGAAGAGGAGGAAGAAGAAGAAGCAGAGGATAACGAAAGCGGGCTAAAAGACGATGATGAGGAGGAAGCCGACGAAGATGATGAGGAACAGGATGTTGAAAAAAGCGTAGAAGAGGAGGAGGATCAAGAGGATGAAGACGAGGAAGAAGAGGAAAGAGTTGTATCCGAAGAGAAGGCCAGTGAGGAAGttaaagaagaagaagaagag GAGGAAGAAGCTGCCGAAGAGCCTGAAGTTGCCGAAgagaaagaagaagaagaagaagaagaagacgCCACCGGAGATGAGCAGAATTCTAAAA TGGTTGTAAAGATTGGCGTCGGCGTGGCTCTTTTGGTAGTAGCCCACGTCGTTCTGGTTAGAAAGTGGAAGTCTG CAAGTCCATCAACTGAAACGCCCCCAAAAGACGAACTTCCAGATCTCAGCCGCAGAAACACAATCGTCGTGCCTCCGAAATACGAAGAGATAGAGCAAGACATTGAAGAAAATGTCGAAGAAG AATATTCGGACGAAGACGGCGAGGTTGAAAGTGAAGATGAGGAAAAACTGGTTAAAGTCAAGTACCAAGAGTTGCGGACGACTTATACCAGATCCCTAACACCGGAGAGCGAACCCGAGGAAACTAAAGAGGAGGAGTATGAAGATGAGGAGGAGGAGGAAGAGGAAGAGGTCGAGGACGAAGAAGATGAGGAAGAATCGGAGGAAGACGATGACGATCTGTTAAAAAGACTGGAAGCCAAGTACGGAAAATTGCAGCGTGAAGACAAGGAAGATGAGCAGTTTTCGTCCTGGAAAC GTGTGAACGTCCGTGAAGACAATGAACCTGAAGAATCCGACTCTGATAAACAATCAGACTACGAGTACGAAAACATAACAAGCAAAGACGACTACGCGATCAAGGAAAAACTCGACGAGGCTCAGAAAAACATCCAAAAT AATACGGCTTATGCACTTAAGCTTTTTGACGCCCTCCTCCAAAACTATTCCTCTTCACCCAGAAGTCTCTACGGGAAAGCCCAAGCTCTGGACGTTTTAGCTGAACAGAAACGCAGTAATGAATTGTTACAAAAGGCAATTGAAGCTTACTTGAAAGTCCTGGACCTTGATCAGGTCCCAGACATTTTATTCGAAGCCGCAGCTGAGAGGTGTATCAATCGGATGAGATTTATAG GTAACTACAACCGTGCTATTGAGGTTCATTACAAGTTAATTGCTCGGTTTCCGCAAAAAACGCACCATCGGAATCAATTAGTGGTCAGTTTATTGACAATAAACCG GGTGAGCAAGGCTCGGGAAATTCTACAAGAGACACTCTCTAAAAACCCGAACGATGGTTTCGCTCTAGTCCATTACGGGTTCATTCTTAAAACAGTTGATAATAACTTGAACGAGTCTATAAGTTATCTCGAAAGGGGTTTATCCACAAAGGGGCCTGGAGTGGTCGATGGCCGCTTTTACTTCCACCTAGGAGATGCACTATCTCGTGTTGGGCGCACTCTAGATGCCATGAAAGTGTACGAAGAAGGCGTCCGTAACAAGCTTTTCCTATCCAAGTACCAACGTTCCCTCTACAACGTGGCACGTCTCAAGGGCCAGCCTTGGtggaaaaaggaagagacgCCCTACGCGGCCCTTTTCCAAGCGTTGGAAGCCAACTGGAGGCAAATCCGAGCCGAGGGCGTTTCCGTTTTGAGCAAAGACGGCCACTTCCAAGCCGAATCGGAAAATTTGAAAGACACGGGCGATTGGAAACAGTTCGAGCTGTTCGCAAGGGGGCACAGAAACGCGAACAATTGCAGAAAGTGCCCCCTTACGTGCAAAATCATCGAAAGCGTCCCCGACGCCAAAGGGTGCAGGAGGGGGCAAACCAAGTTCAGTGTGATGCATCCGGGCACCCACGTGTGGCCTCACTGTGGACCAACAAACTGTAGGTTGAGAGTACATTTAGGACTTCAGGTTCCGGCGAACACCTTTATCCGGGTTGCTGAGAAGACCAG GAGTTGGAAGGAGGGAGAAGTGCTCATTTTCGACGACAGTTTCGAGCACGAAGTGTGGCACAACGGGACTTCGCTCCGACTTGTCCTAATTGTGGACGTGTGGCACCCGGACTTAACACCGGGCGAAAAACGGACTCTCTCGCCGATTTGA
- the Asph gene encoding aspartyl/asparaginyl beta-hydroxylase isoform X3 has protein sequence MSGDVQPRKRKDKKRKKEESTEHVPLQPQTPSGAQNEDLNIHVHKEDGTGGGICAKIVFFLLFSALAVLIGLIITEHRGLTDLDVVETESRFSHLFEGWVDNSLKHDDHGDDDHIVSSVEEEEEEEDHDEVSHEDEEEEEEAEASEEVTHSEEETPQTEEDEEEEEEEAEDNESGLKDDDEEEADEDDEEQDVEKSVEEEEDQEDEDEEEEERVVSEEKASEEVKEEEEEEEEAAEEPEVAEEKEEEEEEEDATGDEQNSKSVNVREDNEPEESDSDKQSDYEYENITSKDDYAIKEKLDEAQKNIQNNTAYALKLFDALLQNYSSSPRSLYGKAQALDVLAEQKRSNELLQKAIEAYLKVLDLDQVPDILFEAAAERCINRMRFIGNYNRAIEVHYKLIARFPQKTHHRNQLVVSLLTINRVSKAREILQETLSKNPNDGFALVHYGFILKTVDNNLNESISYLERGLSTKGPGVVDGRFYFHLGDALSRVGRTLDAMKVYEEGVRNKLFLSKYQRSLYNVARLKGQPWWKKEETPYAALFQALEANWRQIRAEGVSVLSKDGHFQAESENLKDTGDWKQFELFARGHRNANNCRKCPLTCKIIESVPDAKGCRRGQTKFSVMHPGTHVWPHCGPTNCRLRVHLGLQVPANTFIRVAEKTRSWKEGEVLIFDDSFEHEVWHNGTSLRLVLIVDVWHPDLTPGEKRTLSPI, from the exons ATGTCGGGCGATGTTCAACCAAGAAAACGCAAAGATAAAAAGAGAAAGAAAG aAGAAAGCACCGAACATGTGCCGTTGCAACCCCAGACACCTTCTGGCGCACAAAACGAAGATCTTAATATTCATGTACATAAAGAAGACGGAACAGGTGGTGGCATTTGCGCGAAAATAGTCTTCTTTCTACTTTTCTCAGCTCTTGCGGTTCTTATCGGCTTGATTATAACCGAACATCGCGGATTAACAGACT TGGATGTAGTGGAAACCGAATCCAGGTTTTCACATTTGTTTGAAGGCTGGGTTGATAATAGTTTAAAGCATGATGATCATGGTGATGACGATCATATCGTCAGTTCggtagaagaagaagaagaagaagaagatcACGACGAGGTTTCACACGAAGACGAGGAAGAGGAAGAAGAAGCTGAGGCTTCGGAAGAAGTAACTCATTCGGAAGAAGAGACGCCCCAAACTGAAGAAGACGAAGAGGAGGAAGAAGAAGAAGCAGAGGATAACGAAAGCGGGCTAAAAGACGATGATGAGGAGGAAGCCGACGAAGATGATGAGGAACAGGATGTTGAAAAAAGCGTAGAAGAGGAGGAGGATCAAGAGGATGAAGACGAGGAAGAAGAGGAAAGAGTTGTATCCGAAGAGAAGGCCAGTGAGGAAGttaaagaagaagaagaagag GAGGAAGAAGCTGCCGAAGAGCCTGAAGTTGCCGAAgagaaagaagaagaagaagaagaagaagacgCCACCGGAGATGAGCAGAATTCTAAAA GTGTGAACGTCCGTGAAGACAATGAACCTGAAGAATCCGACTCTGATAAACAATCAGACTACGAGTACGAAAACATAACAAGCAAAGACGACTACGCGATCAAGGAAAAACTCGACGAGGCTCAGAAAAACATCCAAAAT AATACGGCTTATGCACTTAAGCTTTTTGACGCCCTCCTCCAAAACTATTCCTCTTCACCCAGAAGTCTCTACGGGAAAGCCCAAGCTCTGGACGTTTTAGCTGAACAGAAACGCAGTAATGAATTGTTACAAAAGGCAATTGAAGCTTACTTGAAAGTCCTGGACCTTGATCAGGTCCCAGACATTTTATTCGAAGCCGCAGCTGAGAGGTGTATCAATCGGATGAGATTTATAG GTAACTACAACCGTGCTATTGAGGTTCATTACAAGTTAATTGCTCGGTTTCCGCAAAAAACGCACCATCGGAATCAATTAGTGGTCAGTTTATTGACAATAAACCG GGTGAGCAAGGCTCGGGAAATTCTACAAGAGACACTCTCTAAAAACCCGAACGATGGTTTCGCTCTAGTCCATTACGGGTTCATTCTTAAAACAGTTGATAATAACTTGAACGAGTCTATAAGTTATCTCGAAAGGGGTTTATCCACAAAGGGGCCTGGAGTGGTCGATGGCCGCTTTTACTTCCACCTAGGAGATGCACTATCTCGTGTTGGGCGCACTCTAGATGCCATGAAAGTGTACGAAGAAGGCGTCCGTAACAAGCTTTTCCTATCCAAGTACCAACGTTCCCTCTACAACGTGGCACGTCTCAAGGGCCAGCCTTGGtggaaaaaggaagagacgCCCTACGCGGCCCTTTTCCAAGCGTTGGAAGCCAACTGGAGGCAAATCCGAGCCGAGGGCGTTTCCGTTTTGAGCAAAGACGGCCACTTCCAAGCCGAATCGGAAAATTTGAAAGACACGGGCGATTGGAAACAGTTCGAGCTGTTCGCAAGGGGGCACAGAAACGCGAACAATTGCAGAAAGTGCCCCCTTACGTGCAAAATCATCGAAAGCGTCCCCGACGCCAAAGGGTGCAGGAGGGGGCAAACCAAGTTCAGTGTGATGCATCCGGGCACCCACGTGTGGCCTCACTGTGGACCAACAAACTGTAGGTTGAGAGTACATTTAGGACTTCAGGTTCCGGCGAACACCTTTATCCGGGTTGCTGAGAAGACCAG GAGTTGGAAGGAGGGAGAAGTGCTCATTTTCGACGACAGTTTCGAGCACGAAGTGTGGCACAACGGGACTTCGCTCCGACTTGTCCTAATTGTGGACGTGTGGCACCCGGACTTAACACCGGGCGAAAAACGGACTCTCTCGCCGATTTGA